From Cognatishimia activa, one genomic window encodes:
- a CDS encoding ArsR/SmtB family transcription factor: MKEGPNFSQIAALIGDPARGNILTALMSGKALTASELASEAGVSAQTASVHLSKLRESALVSERKSGRHKYFTLASDEVADVLEALMGLAATTGNLRTRTGPKDAAMRDARVCYNHLAGNMGVQMYRAMRAHGHIVGTEAELKLSDSGKVFIADLGVDIENLPKSKSPLCKSCLDWSERESHLSGQLGRALLTKFYQLGWARRLPDSRVIEFTKSGKIAFEQRFGSDKTP, from the coding sequence ATGAAAGAAGGTCCTAACTTTTCTCAGATCGCCGCTCTGATCGGTGACCCGGCTCGTGGAAACATCCTGACGGCCCTGATGAGTGGCAAAGCCCTGACAGCCAGCGAGTTGGCGAGTGAAGCCGGTGTCAGCGCACAAACGGCCTCTGTTCACCTATCCAAGTTGCGAGAAAGCGCCTTGGTCTCAGAGCGGAAATCAGGCCGGCATAAGTATTTTACTTTGGCGAGCGACGAGGTCGCAGATGTTCTGGAGGCCCTCATGGGACTTGCTGCGACAACCGGAAACCTCCGAACACGCACTGGGCCAAAAGACGCCGCAATGCGTGATGCGCGGGTGTGTTACAATCACTTAGCTGGAAATATGGGTGTGCAAATGTACCGCGCCATGAGAGCACATGGGCATATTGTTGGAACAGAAGCTGAGCTTAAGCTTTCTGACTCCGGCAAAGTCTTCATAGCTGATCTGGGCGTCGACATTGAAAATCTGCCCAAAAGCAAATCTCCGTTGTGCAAATCCTGTCTGGACTGGAGCGAACGGGAATCTCACCTCTCCGGGCAGTTAGGCCGAGCATTGTTGACCAAATTCTATCAGTTGGGTTGGGCGCGCAGGTTGCCGGATAGTCGTGTGATTGAGTTCACAAAATCTGGAAAAATCGCTTTTGAACAACGGTTTGGCAGTGATAAAACTCCCTGA